A genomic window from Bacteroidota bacterium includes:
- a CDS encoding VanZ family protein, which translates to MLFGFGRQVVDAPKYNLVPFASIKLFLKMYANHPWAAAVNLAGNIVIFVPFGVLIPLVFGGGWGRMLVLFVSAIVILECSQLLLHRGSLDVDDLLLNVLGAMMGYGCLRIFKGIRIQRPSKSLQGPF; encoded by the coding sequence ATGCTATTCGGGTTTGGGCGCCAAGTAGTAGATGCGCCAAAATACAACCTGGTTCCATTCGCATCGATCAAGCTTTTTTTGAAAATGTATGCCAATCATCCTTGGGCTGCTGCCGTGAATCTTGCTGGCAACATCGTGATTTTTGTGCCATTTGGAGTTCTTATTCCTTTGGTATTCGGTGGCGGATGGGGGAGAATGCTGGTTTTGTTTGTAAGCGCCATCGTCATCCTGGAATGCAGCCAATTGTTGCTTCACCGCGGGAGTCTGGATGTCGATGATTTATTGTTGAATGTTTTGGGAGCAATGATGGGATATGGATGTCTGAGAATTTTCAAGGGTATTCGCATCCAAAGACCTTCAAAATCGCTGCAAGGCCCCTTTTGA
- the sufD gene encoding Fe-S cluster assembly protein SufD — MTNTLEIAAEVRAWASNYEMLKSFSTGLPASVVATRDAAMQTFVRLGFPTTKHEEWKYTSLRRLVEGNFAPAFRLPQTGIDNSVDYFYDVVLPHGFGSNVVVLVNGHFDPNLSRLQAGAIRVGSLKVALENGDAGVLEHYSKIASFENHALVALNTAIAADGYYLHIPRNTQFAEPINVIHLGVGEGVAANSRTLILVDDLSEANVIETWYNWNAAPIWENHVSEISVGAGAKFELCSIQNEIEETYSLTSFTQVVQGKNSHFTSVVMSSQGGIVRNDLQVRHEGTGCETHLNGLTLLDGNTHVDHHTLVDHAMPHCYSNENYKTVLDGRSTAVFNGKVMVRPDAQKTNAFQSNKTLLLSEGASVQTKPQLEIFADDVKCSHGATTGRLDETALFYMRSRGLSAPKAKALLTYAFGAEVLEKISTVALKDTLETYLMQRLGGE, encoded by the coding sequence ATGACGAATACCTTAGAAATAGCTGCGGAAGTCAGGGCTTGGGCCTCCAACTACGAAATGCTGAAGAGCTTTTCCACGGGATTGCCGGCCTCCGTTGTAGCTACCCGCGACGCAGCCATGCAAACGTTTGTAAGGTTGGGCTTTCCGACCACGAAGCACGAGGAATGGAAATACACGAGCCTGCGCCGATTGGTCGAAGGCAATTTTGCTCCAGCCTTCCGCTTGCCTCAAACAGGCATTGACAACTCGGTGGACTACTTCTACGATGTCGTATTGCCGCATGGTTTTGGCAGCAACGTCGTCGTTTTGGTGAATGGTCATTTTGATCCGAATTTGTCACGTTTGCAAGCGGGTGCAATTCGGGTAGGTAGCCTGAAGGTGGCCCTCGAGAACGGCGATGCAGGCGTTTTGGAGCATTATTCCAAGATCGCTTCCTTCGAAAATCACGCCTTGGTGGCGCTCAACACGGCCATTGCTGCCGATGGCTATTACCTGCACATTCCTAGGAACACCCAATTCGCTGAACCGATCAACGTCATTCATCTTGGCGTAGGGGAAGGCGTTGCGGCCAATTCCAGAACGCTGATTTTGGTCGATGATTTATCGGAAGCCAATGTCATCGAAACATGGTACAATTGGAATGCAGCGCCCATTTGGGAGAACCATGTATCGGAAATCTCCGTCGGAGCAGGTGCGAAATTCGAATTGTGCAGCATTCAAAACGAAATCGAGGAAACCTATTCGCTGACGAGCTTCACCCAAGTGGTTCAAGGCAAGAACAGCCATTTCACCTCGGTCGTGATGAGTTCGCAAGGAGGGATCGTCCGCAACGATTTGCAGGTGCGGCATGAAGGCACGGGTTGCGAAACCCACCTCAATGGCTTGACCCTGCTCGATGGCAATACGCATGTCGATCACCATACTTTGGTGGACCATGCGATGCCGCATTGCTACAGCAACGAAAACTACAAGACTGTGTTGGACGGCAGAAGCACCGCGGTCTTCAACGGCAAAGTGATGGTGCGTCCGGATGCACAGAAAACCAACGCCTTTCAGAGCAACAAAACCTTGCTGCTTTCCGAAGGCGCCTCTGTGCAAACCAAGCCACAACTTGAAATTTTTGCCGACGACGTCAAATGTTCGCATGGCGCGACAACAGGCCGTCTCGATGAAACCGCGCTTTTTTACATGCGCAGCCGCGGCCTGTCTGCGCCCAAGGCCAAGGCCTTGTTGACCTACGCCTTCGGCGCCGAAGTTCTTGAAAAGATTTCGACGGTGGCGCTCAAGGATACCTTGGAAACCTATTTGATGCAACGATTGGGAGGCGAATGA
- a CDS encoding SUF system Fe-S cluster assembly protein, whose amino-acid sequence MQQIDPELVLDLENRVMDVLKSIYDPEIPVNIYELGLIYEVAVTPFADVHIRMTLTSPNCPVAGSLPGEIQAKVECIPEVNHCEVEITFDPPWEQSMMSEEAKLELGMM is encoded by the coding sequence ATGCAGCAGATCGATCCCGAATTGGTGCTGGACTTGGAAAATCGCGTCATGGACGTGCTCAAGAGCATTTATGACCCCGAGATTCCGGTCAATATTTATGAGTTGGGCCTCATTTACGAAGTCGCAGTCACGCCTTTCGCAGACGTGCACATTCGCATGACGCTCACATCCCCCAATTGCCCGGTCGCAGGCAGCCTTCCCGGAGAAATCCAGGCCAAGGTCGAATGCATCCCGGAAGTCAACCATTGCGAAGTCGAAATCACATTCGATCCGCCGTGGGAGCAAAGCATGATGAGCGAAGAAGCCAAGCTTGAGCTTGGGATGATGTAA
- the sufB gene encoding Fe-S cluster assembly protein SufB: MSENLKVIEDIAGQEYAYGFVTDIESDRAPKGLNEDIVRLISSKKNEPEWLLNWRLRAFRHWLTMKEPHWQNVQYPPIDYQDITYYAAPKQKPKLNSLDEVDPELLKTFAKLGISIEEQKVLSGVAVDIVWDSTSVVTTFKEKLKTLGVIFMSFGEAVHEHPELIQKYLGAVVPYNDNYFAALNSAVFSDGSFVFIPKGVRCPMELSTYFRINESNTGQFERTLIIAEEGSYVSYLEGCTAPKRDENQLHAAVVELITLDNAEIKYSTVQNWYPGDKEGKGGIYNFVTKRGNCLGKNSKISWTQVETGSAITWKYPSCYLTGDNSVGEFYSVALTNMHQQADTGTKMVHIGKNTRSTIISKGISAGKSQNSYRGLVKILKSAEGARNFSQCDSLLLGDKCGAHTFPYIEVANPTGQVEHEATTSKIGEDQIFYCQQRGIDQEKAISLIVNGFSNAVLKNLPMEFAVEARKLLAISLEGSVG, translated from the coding sequence ATGAGTGAGAACCTCAAAGTGATCGAAGACATTGCCGGACAGGAGTACGCCTACGGCTTTGTGACTGATATTGAGAGCGATAGGGCCCCAAAAGGGCTGAATGAGGACATCGTCAGGCTCATTTCAAGCAAGAAAAATGAACCCGAATGGCTCCTGAATTGGCGTTTGCGGGCTTTTCGGCACTGGCTCACGATGAAGGAACCCCACTGGCAAAATGTTCAGTATCCGCCCATCGATTATCAGGATATCACCTATTACGCCGCGCCGAAGCAGAAGCCCAAGCTCAACAGCCTCGACGAAGTCGATCCTGAATTGCTGAAGACCTTCGCCAAGCTCGGCATCTCCATCGAAGAGCAGAAAGTACTCTCCGGCGTCGCTGTGGATATCGTATGGGACAGCACATCGGTCGTCACTACCTTCAAGGAGAAGTTGAAAACGCTCGGGGTGATCTTCATGAGCTTCGGTGAGGCCGTGCATGAGCATCCCGAACTGATCCAAAAGTACCTCGGCGCCGTGGTGCCATACAACGACAATTACTTTGCAGCCCTCAATTCGGCGGTTTTCAGCGATGGATCGTTTGTCTTCATCCCCAAAGGCGTGCGTTGCCCGATGGAATTATCGACCTATTTCCGCATCAATGAAAGCAATACCGGTCAATTTGAACGCACCCTGATCATCGCCGAGGAAGGCAGCTACGTGAGTTACCTCGAAGGTTGCACCGCCCCCAAACGCGATGAAAATCAGCTGCATGCAGCCGTCGTCGAACTCATCACGCTCGACAATGCGGAAATCAAGTATTCGACGGTGCAGAATTGGTACCCAGGCGACAAAGAGGGCAAGGGCGGCATCTACAACTTCGTCACCAAACGCGGCAATTGCCTCGGGAAAAATTCGAAAATCTCCTGGACGCAGGTCGAAACGGGTAGCGCCATCACTTGGAAATACCCAAGTTGTTACCTCACCGGCGACAATTCCGTCGGCGAATTTTACAGCGTCGCCCTGACCAATATGCATCAGCAGGCCGACACGGGAACCAAAATGGTCCACATCGGCAAAAACACACGCAGCACGATCATCAGCAAGGGGATTTCGGCAGGAAAGAGCCAAAACTCCTACCGCGGATTGGTCAAAATCTTGAAGTCAGCCGAAGGCGCGCGGAACTTTTCCCAATGCGATTCGCTGCTGCTCGGGGACAAATGCGGCGCGCACACCTTTCCTTATATAGAGGTTGCCAATCCGACAGGGCAGGTCGAGCACGAAGCCACGACGTCCAAAATCGGGGAGGATCAGATTTTTTACTGCCAACAGCGCGGCATCGATCAGGAAAAAGCCATCAGCTTGATTGTGAATGGCTTTTCGAATGCCGTTCTCAAGAATCTTCCGATGGAATTCGCAGTCGAAGCAAGGAAGCTGTTGGCCATCAGTTTGGAAGGAAGCGTTGGTTAA
- a CDS encoding TerC family protein, producing the protein MVDAIVPLLSLIALEVILGIDNIVFISVLADRLPENQRGRLRFWGLGLAMVMRLVLLAFLSWILHLDKKLFVLFDVEFTGKGLILIAGGLFLIYKSAKEIYKKTETEEHGPHVPAKSGFSRMLSEVILLDLVFSIDSIITAVGMVQELWVMYTAVIVTVLIMLVAAKPISNFISKHPSFKILALCFLMMIGVSLLAEGFHFEIPKGYIYFSMAFAFLVDIIQMRVLKPKEEKS; encoded by the coding sequence ATGGTTGATGCCATTGTTCCCTTGTTGTCTTTGATCGCCTTGGAGGTGATTCTGGGCATAGACAATATTGTCTTCATTTCTGTCTTGGCAGACAGATTGCCTGAAAATCAACGAGGTAGACTTCGTTTTTGGGGACTTGGACTTGCCATGGTCATGCGCTTGGTACTCCTTGCCTTTCTCTCTTGGATCCTTCACTTGGACAAAAAGCTCTTTGTTTTGTTCGACGTCGAATTCACCGGAAAGGGATTGATTCTGATCGCCGGGGGATTGTTTTTAATTTACAAAAGCGCCAAGGAAATCTACAAAAAGACAGAAACGGAGGAGCATGGGCCTCACGTTCCAGCCAAGAGTGGCTTCAGCCGAATGTTATCCGAGGTCATTTTGCTCGATTTGGTATTTTCCATCGATTCGATCATTACTGCGGTTGGCATGGTGCAAGAACTTTGGGTCATGTACACGGCAGTGATTGTGACCGTGTTGATCATGTTGGTGGCGGCAAAGCCGATCAGCAATTTTATCAGCAAGCATCCTTCGTTCAAGATCTTGGCGCTTTGCTTTTTGATGATGATCGGGGTCTCCTTGCTTGCCGAAGGCTTCCATTTTGAGATTCCCAAAGGCTATATCTACTTCTCGATGGCCTTCGCTTTTTTGGTAGACATCATTCAGATGCGGGTTTTGAAGCCAAAGGAAGAGAAATCATAA
- a CDS encoding cysteine desulfurase: protein MNMATTVASPETVLPFELARVRADFPILQTTAYGKPLVYLDNAATAQKPQAVIDATSDYYAHSNANVHRGVHYLSDQATRLYEGARDQICTYINAIHRSQVVFTKGTTDSINLVAHSFGEKLKPGDEVLISGMEHHANIVPWHLLAARSGIKVKAIPLTDSGELDLEAIPALLNERTKLLALSHVSNALGTINPVKEIIKMAHAQGIPVLLDGAQAVPHMRVDMEDLDVDFYAFSGHKLFGPTGTGVLYGKDKWLMDMRPYQGGGDMIDRVTLDYFTWNDPPHRFEPGTPNIAGFAGLGAAIAYLNQMDHVGALAHEQHLLELATAKLLEIPGLRIIGTAPEKVAVVSFVIDGIHPSDVGTLLDHRGIAVRTGHHCAQPIMDRYGVPATTRASFAFYNTEAEIDVLIAGLHKVIKMFQ from the coding sequence ATGAACATGGCAACCACTGTCGCATCTCCGGAAACCGTGCTTCCCTTCGAATTGGCAAGGGTGAGGGCAGATTTTCCGATTCTGCAAACGACTGCCTACGGCAAGCCGTTGGTTTATCTCGACAATGCTGCGACGGCCCAAAAGCCGCAGGCGGTCATCGATGCGACGAGCGATTACTATGCGCATTCAAATGCCAATGTCCATCGCGGCGTGCACTATCTGAGCGATCAAGCGACACGGCTGTACGAAGGTGCACGTGACCAGATTTGCACCTATATCAATGCCATTCACCGCAGTCAGGTGGTTTTCACCAAAGGCACCACAGACAGCATCAATCTCGTAGCGCATAGTTTCGGAGAAAAGCTGAAACCGGGCGATGAAGTGCTGATTTCCGGGATGGAACACCACGCCAACATCGTGCCTTGGCACCTGCTGGCCGCGCGTTCCGGAATCAAGGTGAAGGCCATTCCACTGACGGATAGCGGAGAATTGGACTTGGAAGCAATTCCGGCATTGCTCAATGAGCGCACCAAATTGCTCGCGCTCAGCCATGTGTCCAATGCGCTCGGGACGATCAATCCCGTGAAGGAAATCATCAAAATGGCACATGCGCAGGGCATTCCCGTGCTGCTCGACGGCGCACAGGCGGTCCCGCACATGCGCGTGGACATGGAAGATCTTGATGTGGACTTCTATGCATTTTCCGGCCATAAGTTGTTTGGCCCGACGGGAACAGGTGTCCTGTATGGCAAGGACAAATGGTTGATGGACATGCGACCTTACCAAGGTGGGGGAGACATGATCGACCGCGTGACCTTGGATTATTTCACCTGGAACGATCCCCCGCACCGGTTTGAACCGGGCACACCCAATATTGCCGGCTTTGCGGGTTTGGGTGCGGCGATTGCGTACCTCAATCAGATGGATCATGTAGGTGCACTGGCCCACGAGCAGCATTTGTTGGAATTGGCAACGGCGAAGCTGTTGGAGATTCCAGGCTTGCGGATCATTGGCACAGCCCCCGAAAAAGTGGCCGTCGTGAGTTTCGTCATCGATGGCATTCACCCCAGTGATGTGGGTACCTTGCTCGACCACCGCGGTATCGCCGTTCGGACTGGACATCACTGCGCCCAACCTATTATGGACCGCTACGGGGTTCCTGCCACAACGCGGGCCTCCTTTGCATTTTACAATACTGAAGCCGAAATCGACGTCTTGATTGCCGGCCTCCACAAAGTGATCAAGATGTTTCAATGA
- a CDS encoding Uma2 family endonuclease translates to MGVGEKVTVQDYLTYLDSIEGRAEYYQGVIFDMAGGTNVHSLIGVNVSGELRGFAKSKGCRVYGPDATLAIDATSSVVMPDVHVVCGEETPSSQNQNLNTNAILIIEVLSPSSGTYDRGGKFNRYKHVPNLQEYMLIEQAEPHVEVLRKQPSGIWSFQSYDDLSEVIHLTSIGFDLPMTSIYDQVVFLAKGKS, encoded by the coding sequence ATGGGTGTCGGAGAAAAAGTCACCGTTCAGGATTACCTGACCTATTTGGATTCCATCGAGGGTAGGGCCGAATACTATCAAGGAGTCATTTTTGATATGGCAGGGGGGACCAATGTGCACAGCTTAATTGGTGTGAATGTCAGCGGTGAACTCCGTGGGTTCGCGAAATCCAAAGGGTGTCGCGTCTATGGACCTGATGCAACACTTGCAATTGATGCAACGTCTTCCGTGGTCATGCCTGATGTTCACGTCGTATGCGGTGAGGAGACACCCTCAAGCCAGAATCAAAATCTCAATACGAATGCGATTCTGATCATTGAAGTCTTGTCTCCCTCAAGTGGAACCTATGATCGAGGTGGCAAATTCAACCGATACAAACACGTACCGAATTTGCAGGAATATATGTTGATCGAACAAGCAGAGCCGCACGTGGAGGTTCTTAGGAAACAACCTTCCGGAATTTGGTCATTCCAGTCTTATGATGATCTTTCAGAGGTCATCCACTTGACATCGATTGGATTTGACCTTCCCATGACGTCCATTTATGACCAGGTTGTTTTTCTGGCGAAAGGCAAGTCTTGA
- the sufC gene encoding Fe-S cluster assembly ATPase SufC, translating to MLEIKDLRVKVEDKEILKGINLSVKAGEVHAIMGPNGSGKSTLASVLAGREEYEVTDGSVTFDGKDLLELNAEERAWAGIFLAFQYPVEIPGITTITFLKTALEEIRKARGLDPMSAKEFLTRMREKANLVEIDPKLIQERSVNEGFSGGEKKRNEIFQMAMLEPKLALLDETDSGLDIDALRIVANGVNKLKNADNAVIVVTHYQRLLDYIVPDFVHVLYNGRIVKSGTKELAFELEEKGYDWIKAEVDGVPTV from the coding sequence ATGTTAGAGATCAAGGATTTACGTGTAAAGGTCGAGGACAAGGAAATCTTGAAAGGGATCAATTTGTCGGTGAAGGCCGGTGAAGTGCATGCGATCATGGGGCCGAATGGTTCCGGCAAGAGCACCTTGGCTTCCGTTTTGGCAGGCCGCGAGGAATATGAAGTGACCGACGGTTCGGTGACTTTTGACGGCAAGGATTTGCTGGAATTGAATGCAGAGGAGCGCGCTTGGGCGGGTATCTTTCTTGCATTTCAGTATCCGGTTGAGATTCCGGGCATCACCACGATTACCTTTTTGAAAACCGCTTTGGAGGAGATTCGCAAGGCGCGCGGCTTGGATCCGATGTCGGCCAAGGAATTTTTGACGCGCATGCGGGAAAAAGCCAACCTCGTCGAAATCGATCCCAAGCTCATTCAGGAGCGTTCGGTGAATGAAGGTTTTTCCGGCGGCGAAAAGAAGCGGAACGAGATTTTCCAGATGGCGATGCTTGAACCGAAGTTGGCCTTGCTCGACGAGACCGATTCCGGACTCGACATTGACGCCTTGCGCATCGTCGCAAACGGTGTGAACAAGCTGAAGAATGCCGACAACGCCGTGATCGTCGTGACGCACTATCAGCGTTTGCTCGATTACATCGTGCCCGACTTTGTGCACGTGTTGTACAACGGCCGCATCGTGAAGTCCGGCACCAAGGAACTCGCCTTCGAATTGGAGGAAAAAGGCTACGATTGGATCAAGGCCGAGGTCGATGGCGTCCCAACAGTATAA
- a CDS encoding Uma2 family endonuclease has translation MNAAEKNLRVSANDYLIYLDSIEGRAEFYDGQIFDMAGGSNNHSKIGVNCSSALLSALSHKDCSVYGADANLAIDAANAIVMPDVHVVCGDEKYSNQNSKIHTNAIVVVEVLSPSTGLHDRGGKFHIYMKIPTLQEYVLIDQFQPQVDVLRRSDTGFWLFQSYSGMEEVIHLASLDIDIPLSSIYAKVKFDPNPDIAIKP, from the coding sequence ATGAATGCTGCAGAGAAAAACTTGAGGGTATCAGCGAATGACTATCTGATCTATTTGGATTCCATTGAAGGTCGGGCAGAATTCTATGACGGGCAAATTTTTGATATGGCTGGGGGATCCAACAATCACAGTAAGATTGGTGTGAATTGCAGTTCTGCGTTACTCTCTGCGCTTTCCCACAAAGATTGCTCAGTATATGGTGCCGACGCAAATTTGGCGATCGATGCAGCAAACGCTATCGTGATGCCGGATGTCCATGTGGTCTGTGGCGATGAGAAATACTCCAATCAAAACAGCAAAATTCATACGAATGCGATCGTCGTTGTAGAAGTGCTCTCACCATCGACAGGCTTGCACGATCGCGGGGGCAAATTTCATATCTACATGAAGATTCCGACACTTCAAGAATACGTCCTCATCGATCAGTTTCAACCCCAAGTGGACGTTTTGCGACGTTCGGATACTGGTTTTTGGCTGTTTCAATCCTATTCGGGTATGGAGGAAGTTATCCACCTTGCCTCACTCGACATCGATATTCCCTTGAGCAGCATCTACGCAAAGGTCAAGTTTGATCCGAATCCGGATATCGCCATCAAACCTTAA
- a CDS encoding BrxA/BrxB family bacilliredoxin, producing MYPPELVKPMREELSSKGFQELHTADEVDAVMHDTQGTVLVIVNSVCGCAAGAARPGIVKAVTSSAKLPTHLTTVFAGVDREATDKARAYMAPYPPSSPAIALFKDGNLVHMIERRHIEGRSADMIAGNLLAAFEEHC from the coding sequence ATGTATCCTCCAGAATTAGTAAAACCAATGCGCGAGGAGCTGAGCTCCAAGGGCTTTCAAGAGCTGCACACGGCTGACGAAGTTGATGCAGTCATGCACGACACGCAAGGAACCGTGTTGGTGATCGTGAACAGCGTCTGCGGTTGTGCTGCCGGTGCAGCGCGTCCAGGTATCGTGAAGGCCGTGACGTCTTCGGCGAAATTGCCAACGCATCTCACGACCGTTTTTGCGGGTGTGGACCGCGAGGCGACTGACAAGGCTAGGGCCTATATGGCACCTTATCCGCCATCGTCTCCTGCAATTGCACTCTTCAAAGATGGCAACCTCGTTCACATGATTGAGCGTCGCCACATCGAAGGCCGCAGTGCAGACATGATTGCCGGCAACTTGTTGGCGGCATTTGAAGAGCACTGCTGA
- a CDS encoding four helix bundle protein — protein MQGRENILHEKTMNFAIRIVKMYQFLGEKKKEYIMSKQLLRSGTSIGALVRESQHGESTADFVHKLSIALKEANETAYWIELLLRSAYIDMEMFASINDDCQEIVSLLVKIIKSTKEKMK, from the coding sequence ATGCAAGGGAGAGAAAACATATTGCATGAGAAGACGATGAACTTTGCAATTCGCATTGTGAAGATGTATCAGTTCCTTGGAGAAAAGAAAAAAGAGTACATCATGTCCAAGCAGCTTTTGCGAAGTGGCACCTCCATTGGAGCACTCGTAAGAGAATCTCAGCATGGTGAAAGTACAGCAGATTTTGTACACAAGCTTTCGATTGCACTTAAGGAAGCAAATGAGACAGCTTATTGGATCGAGTTGTTGTTAAGGTCCGCATACATTGATATGGAGATGTTTGCAAGCATCAATGATGACTGCCAAGAAATCGTAAGCCTTTTGGTCAAGATAATCAAGTCCACGAAGGAGAAGATGAAATGA